The following proteins are encoded in a genomic region of Xenopus laevis strain J_2021 chromosome 3L, Xenopus_laevis_v10.1, whole genome shotgun sequence:
- the LOC108711331 gene encoding uncharacterized protein LOC108711331 isoform X1 produces the protein MSRNLQQGFLDHTMHNKLEMGPQRNPSSCPQKASAEEFFTYKSYTNYSLPTPSAHNSASPWGSATAYLQYAGSALNQHLRTDRGICYRNEVEGTDNILRPGSQLLETTENNFQVQQHNPGLSYPLSPQGCPTFAMPRPMYRSPTSYMEYDTLALPFGIQPGFQQIPSLAAEQNPCFAYPSSHLSSTKNKPHYSGPLEVGSTSHCFSQGLQDQSQQYKQRDYANSSLQIPRSQGEILKDCYPSLNHNVQMTYNQAYNPGELQRNPKFIPSHQHQTYKSSAFYSNMGDVYSMSHHLIRDVYADRPSPFGCSIDKARLPNSVKEMTMFTDRGVRVSTEHRKMEQGVNESVKEESSQIQVENELCKDLKNVAKDLQLGMGKGDKEHMYDTSQEDKVQILSSRNSEKGIEWVGSLKDSFVQKAIQSPHRSVYPHIKNLHPASAHSTDVQESGQENSVSQVLGSEIRFKTPAPCGPSDKKLDLSPAKECLQKSNIIEGTQRQVLQASSLQVTSENQTSEDNNSHHPEAASSSANLINSEVDENDGRSSPPMPVINDVFSLAPYREYLEGTAPHPFPTQRESTRDSQLPSPHTSPQMNRPHDFEKRTPSTPTLDSNYKPPISDFCLRENKCDITVQATDCKKASVIHAEERVLDLSLKKSLDSVNPSQGSNTAYTPVVGSPQKSADSIVSKMEAGSTMASMNCSMQATSSSTSPKTSESSFLQEIGGTNSSQVTAKNTALMPNISCSSQTSAGNNPLFYSTSGSSQSPHHMFSINCSSPVAAGSTRFMNHSSQDSLGSNSIMSSMVCSSQVTGSNPLITSMTSSSTAASDNIAQLTTTSCFSQTSAGNTNSLSSMSSFLPAMETSPRLMSSMSRSSQVAAGSTPFVSSTSQASVESNPLMASMIYSPEVTGSTSLITSMNSSSQATAGCATTITSLSSSSHGTVQCTPLITSQCFSSKATSTSSPKSDSPCFPNTNQALNICPTLNIVLPISKCYDFSKTQVPKFILPNNNSLCSSSASVEPSENTEWRKRPHTDISQVSPNVLENENSFHSSKTFMFKKYKMMKLPSTGGETQGEASKPSSHTLPVPVHSPPEGAHSLPPSAPESSPTLGEANVSLATDGAPLFKGSRKHFTELHKRLCTTILNSVAISPLGVLQDLLTKNMEKERPKSPVKVKSSSRSIDPLKNSQHHNLWLDIDGVRLALHKLLSLLETFMFTRICPFPHVIRAGAIFIPIYLVKEILYPELLGTSIDRVLQSHKVELRPTTLSEVKALRETELKDCPSRMLKLLALKQLPDVYPDLVHLYWEDCIQKQIDKKLPLSLSQEEVAHTENTPEASLLDKGHLEVAPELNKSSSLVLKLQRVWKQSGTHLYKTQRKLSSQESKTDSLRKKQQVSGKKRGRKPRKVSPRKNRSRCGGGSKVFPDLVGRRILHLFDDGDQEAWFPGRVLRVHRQTRRLLDTQFEVLYDEEPGTRYYLELLQDYEKGWLRLDN, from the exons ATGTCAAGAAATCTTCAACAAGGCTTCTTGGATCATACCATGCACAACAAGTTGGAGATGGGGCCTCAGCGTAATCCATCATCTTGTCCACAGAAAGCATCTGCTGAAGAATTTTTTACGTACAAATCTTACACGAATTACTCTCTGCCTACTCCCAGTGCTCATAATTCAGCAAGTCCATGGGGATCTGCGACAGCTTACTTGCAATATGCAGGCAGTGCACTAAACCAGCACTTAAGGACTGATAGAGGGATATGTTATAGAAATGAAGTTGAAGGGACTGATAACATTTTGAGGCCTGGCTCACAGTTGCTTGAAACTACAGAAAATAATTTCCAGGTCCAACAGCATAATCCTGGTTTGAGCTATCCATTATCTCCCCAAGGTTGCCCTACCTTTGCAATGCCAAGACCTATGTATAGGAGTCCTACTAGTTACATGGAATATGATACACTAGCTCTCCCTTTTGGCATCCAGCCTGGCTTTCAACAAATTCCTTCACTAGCTGCAGAACAGAACCCTTGTTTTGCATACCCATCCTCTCACCTATCTAGTACAAAGAATAAACCACATTATTCTGGTCCCTTAGAAGTGGGGAGTACCTCCCATTGTTTTTCCCAAGGATTGCAAGACCAGAGCCAACAATATAAACAAAGGGATTATGCAAATTCATCTTTACAGATACCACGTTCTCAGGGAGAGATTCTTAAAGACTGCTATCCCTCCTTGAATCATAACGTCCAGATGACCTATAATCAAGCATATAACCCTGGAGAATTGCAGAGGAACCCCAAGTTCATACCTTCACACCAGCATCAAACTTACAAATCCAGTGCCTTTTATTCTAATATGGGGGATGTTTACTCAATGAGTCATCATCTTATAAGAGACGTTTATGCTGACAGACCCTCTCCATTTGGCTGCAGTATTGACAAGGCTAGACTGCCTAACAGTGTTAAAGAAATGACTATGTTCACTGATAGGGGTGTAAGAGTGAGTACAGAACATAGAAAAATGGAGCAGGGTGTAAATGAGAGTGTCAAAGAAGAATCAAGTCAGATCCAAGTAGAGAATGAGCTCTGCAAGGATTTGAAGAATGTAGCCAAGGATCTTCAACTTGGTATGGGCAAAGGGGATAAAGAGCATATGTATGACACATCTCAAGAGGACAAAGTACAGATTCTAAGCTCCAGAAATTCTGAAAAAGGGATAGAATGGGTTGGATCCTTAAAAGATTCTTTTGTACAGAAGGCAATCCAAAGTCCACACCGTTCTGTTTACCCTCATATCAAAAATTTGCATCCAGCATCTGCACATTCCACTGATGTTCAAGAGTCTGGCCAAGAGAACTCTGTCTCCCAGGTACTTGGATCCGAGATCAGATTTAAAACTCCTGCTCCTTGTGGACCGTCTGATAAAAAATTGGATCTGAGTCCAGCAAAAGAATGTCTACAAAAATCTAACATTATAGAAGGAACACAAAGGCAAGTATTGCAGGCCAGCTCTCTTCAGGTCACAAGCGAAAATCAGACATCCGAAGATAACAATTCTCATCATCCAGAGGCTGCTTCAAGTAGTGCCAATCTTATAAATTCTGAAGTTGATGAGAATGACGGACGCAGTTCTCCTCCAATGCCAGTGATTAATGATGTATTCAGTTTAGCACCATATCGGGAATATCTTGAGGGTACTGCTCCTCACCCTTTCCCTACACAAAGAGAGAGTACTAGAGACAGTCAGCTACCTTCACCCCACACCTCCCCTCAGATGAACAGACCTCATGACTTTGAGAAAAGAACTCCATCTACACCCACATTAGATAGTAATTACAAACCTCcaatttcagatttttgcttacgtgaaaacaaatgtgacattaCAGTTCAAGCCACAGATTGTAAAAAGGCCTCTGTTATACATGCAGAAGAGAGAGTACtagatttaagtttaaaaaaatcccttgacTCCGTGAACCCATCTCAGGGCTCAAATACAGCATACACTCCTGTAGTTGGCAGCCCACAGAAGAGTGCAGATAGCATTGTTTCAAAGATGGAAGCAGGGAGCACAATGGCTAGCATGAACTGCTCCATGCAAGCGACCTCAAGCAGCACCTCCCCTAAGACCAGTGAGAGTTCTTTCTTGCAGGAAATAGGAGGGACCAACTCCTCACAGGTTACAGCAAAGAACACTGCTCTGATGCCCAACATAAGCTGCTCCTCACAGACTTCAGCTGGAAATAATCCTTTGTTTTACAGCACGAGTGGTTCCTCACAGAGTCCACATCACATGTTCAGCATAAATTGCTCCTCACCAGTTGCCGCAGGGAGCACAAGATTTATGAACCACTCATCACAGGACTCATTGGGGTCTAATTCCATCATGTCCAGCATGGTCTGCAGCTCACAGGTAACAGGAAGCAACCCCCTCATTACCAGCATGACCAGCTCCTCAACGGCTGCAAGTGATAACATTGCTCAGCTGACTACCACGAGTTGCTTCTCACAGACTTCAGCTGGAAACACTAATTCGTTGTCCAGCATGAGCAGTTTCTTACCAGCAATGGAAACTAGTCCACGGCTGATGTCCAGTATGAGTAGGTCCTCACAGGTTGCTGCAGGAAGCACCCCATTTGTAAGTAGCACCTCACAGGCATCTGTGGAGTCTAACCCCCTCATGGCAAGTATGATTTACAGCCCAGAGGTAACAGGAAGTACCTCCCTGATAACAAGTATGAACAGTTCCTCGCAGGCAACAGCTGGATGCGCTACTACCATTACCAGCCTAAGCTCTTCCTCACATGGGACAGTGCAGTGTACCCCGTTAATAACCAGCCAATGCTTCTCTTCGAAAGCCACATCCACAAGTTCCCCAAAGTCAGATAGTCCCTGCTTCCCAAACACCAATCAAGCCCTAAACATTTGTCCAACCCTTAACATTGTCTTGCCTATTTCCAAGTGTTATGACTTCTCAAAAACCCAGGTCCCCAAATTCATATTGCCCAATAACAATTCTCTCTGCTCTTCTTCGGCTTCTGTAGAGCCCTCAGAAAATACAGAATGGAGGAAAAGACCGCACACTGATATTTCACAGGTTTCACCTAATGTGTTGGAGAATGAAAACAGCTTTCACAGTTCTAAAACATTTATGTTTAAGAAATACAAAATGATGAAACTCCCATCCACTGGAGGAGAGACACAAGGAGAAGCATCTAAGCCATCTtcacatactttgcctgtcccaGTTCATTCACCACCTGAAGGTGCACATTCTCTGCCACCCAGTGCTCCTGAGTCATCTCCCACTCTTGGAGAAGCAAATGTGTCATTGGCTACTGATGGTGCACCCCTTTTCAAAGGTTCTAGGAAACACTTTACTGAATTGCACAAGAGACTGTGTACAACTATTTTGAATTCAGTTGCAATATCTCCCTTGGGTGTTCTTCAGGACTTGCTGACCAAAAACATGGAAAAAGAAAGACCAAAGTCTCCAGTAAAGGTCAAATCTAGTTCGAGATCCATTGACCCACTAAAAAACTCCCAGCATCATAATTTATGGTTGGACATTGACGGTGTCCGCTTGGCACTGCACAAATTGCTGTCTCTATTGGAGACATTTATGTTTACACGTATATGCCCCTTTCCCCATGTTATCAGGGCAGGTGCTATCTTTATTCCTATATATCTAGTGAAAGAGATTCTTTACCCAGAGTTACTGGGGACATCAATAGATCGTGTCTTGCAAAGTCACAAAGTAGAACTGCGGCCCACTACTCTCTCTGAAGTAAAGGCCCTTAGGGAAACTGAACTCAAAGACTGCCCTTCTCGCATGTTAAAATTACTTGCTCTAAAACAATTGCCTGATGTTTACCCTGATTTGGTACACCTTTACTGGGAGGACTGCATACAGAAGCAAATTG ATAAGAAATTGCCGCTCAGTCTCAGTCAAGAGGAAGTTGCCCACACTGAGAACACCCCAGAAGCTAGTTTATTAGATAAAGGACACCTAGAAGTGGCTCCAGAACTGAACAAATCCTCTTCCTTGGTCTTGAAGTTACAGAGGGTTTGGAAACAATCAGGTACCCATCTATATAAAACCCAGAGGAAGCTCTCGTCCCAGGAAAGCAAGACAGACTCCCTGAGGAAGAAACAGCAAGTCAGTGGTAAAAAACGTGGAAGGAAGCCAAGAAAGGTTTCTCCGAGAAAGAATAGGAGTCGGTGTGGTGGTGGCAGTAAAGTATTTCCAGATCTAGTTGGAAGACGTATTCTCCATCTGTTTGATGATGGAGATCAAGAAGCCTGGTTTCCAGGTAGGGTCCTGAGAGTGCACCGCCAAACACGAAGACTTCTTGATACGCAGTTTGAGGTTCTGTATGATGAGGAACCTGGCACCCGCTACTACTTAGAACTCCTTCAGGACTATGAAAAAGGATGGCTCCGGTTAGACAATTAA